A region from the Felis catus isolate Fca126 chromosome F1, F.catus_Fca126_mat1.0, whole genome shotgun sequence genome encodes:
- the LOC101098033 gene encoding LOW QUALITY PROTEIN: olfactory receptor 10R2 (The sequence of the model RefSeq protein was modified relative to this genomic sequence to represent the inferred CDS: deleted 2 bases in 2 codons) has product WLWRLLSVANSSRVTEFLLLGFSRLGEFQPVLFVLFLGLNLIIPSGNRTLLSVIRLDRSLHTPMSFFLCVLSTSEVFYTIVTLPRMLINLLSVLRTLSFVGCTTQMFFFLGFAVTNCLLLGVTGYDRYAAICQPLRYPVLVNWRVCAQRAGICIVSGFLVSLVGTTLVFSLPLCGSNKVNYYFCDISPVIRLACAETYTNELVFFICGALVLVVPLLFFRTSYGFVVHTILKIPSADGKRKALPTCASHLTVVIVHHGCASSVYLRPSAKYSSGKDRPVTATYTIVTPQLNPMVYSLRNRGVQLAIREMITKTGFSLKTL; this is encoded by the exons TGGCTGTGGCGTCTGCTCTCCGTGGCCAATTCCTCCCGGGTCACTGAATTCCTGCTGCTGGGTTTCTCCAGACTTGGCGAATTTCAGCCTGTCCTGTTTGTCCTCTTTCTCGGCCTC AATTTGATCATCCCGAGTGGGAACCGCACCCTCTTGTCCGTCATCCGGCTGGACCGCagcctccacacccccatgtcc tttttcctctgtgtcCTTTCAACCTCGGAGGTCTTCTACACCATTGTTACCCTGCCCAGGATGCTTATCAACCTGCTCTCTGTCCTCAGGACACTCTCCTTCGTGGGCTGTACCACCCAGATGTTCTTCTTCCTTGGCTTTGCTGTCACCAACTGCCTGCTTCTGGGAGTTACGGGTTATGACCGCTATGCCGCCATCTGCCAGCCTTTGCGCTACCCGGTTCTTGTGAACTGGAGGGTATGTGCCCAGCGGGCAGGAATCTGTATTGTTAGTGGCTTCCTAGTATCTCTGGTGGGAACAACTTTGGTCTTCAGCCTCCCTCTCTGTGGCTCCAACAAGGTCAACTACTACTTTTGCGACATCTCACCAGTCATCCGACTTGCCTGTGCTGAAACGTACACCAATGAGCTGGTCTTCTTCATCTGTGGCGCCTTGGTGCTAGTTGTACCCTTGCTCTTCTTCCGCACCTCTTACGGCTTCGTTGTCCACACCATCCTGAAGATCCCGTCGGCTGACGGCAAGCGGAAAGCCCTCCCCACCTGTGCCTCCCACCTCACTGTGGTCATCGTCCACCATGGCTGTGCCTCCTCTGTCTACCTGCGGCCCTCAGCCAAATACTCATCAGGCAAAGACAGACCAGTGACAGCGACCTACACCATCGTCACCCCACAGTTGAACCCTATGGTGTACAGCCTTAGGAACAGAGGTGTGCAGCTGGCCATTCGGGAAATGATCACAAAGACGGGGTTTTCTCTTAAGACTTTATAA
- the LOC101101439 gene encoding olfactory receptor 10K1, producing the protein MERGNGTLVTEFVFLGFSSLAGLQRLLFVAFLPLYLFTLGTNAIIVSTIVLDRALHAPMYFFLAVLSCSETCYTFVIVPKMLVDLLAQKKTISFLGCAIQMFTFLFLGCSHSFLLAAMGYDRYVAICNPLRYTELMGHGVCVGLVAAACACGFTIAQIITSMVFHLPFRASNQLRHYFCDIAPVLAVASHHSRLSQLVIFMIGVFVLVIPLLLILISYIRIISAILKIPSSTGRYKAFSTCASHLIVVTVHYGCASFIYLRPKSSYSSSQDTLISVSYTILTPLFNPMIYSLRNQEFKSALRRVMGHTSYPIN; encoded by the coding sequence ATGGAGCGGGGCAACGGGACCCTGGTGACAGAGTTCGTCTTCCTCGGCTTCTCTTCTCTGGCCGGGCTGCAGCGGCTGCTCTTTGTTGCCTTCCTGCCCCTCTACCTGTTCACTCTGGGCACCAATGCCATCATCGTTTCCACCATCGTGCTAGACAGAGCCCTTCAtgcccccatgtacttcttcctcgcCGTCCTCTCCTGCTCTGAGACCTGCTACACCTTCGTCATCGTACCCAAGATGCTGGTTGACCTCCTGGCCCAGAAGAAGACCATCTCCTTCCTGGGCTGTGCCATCCAGATGTTCACCTTCCTCTTCCTCGGCTGCTCTCACTCCTTCCTGCTGGCGGCCATGGGGTATGACCGCTACGTGGCCATCTGTAACCCTCTGCGCTACACGGAGCTCATGGGACACGGGGTGTGTGTGGGACTCGTGGCTGCTGCCTGTGCCTGTGGCTTTACTATTGCACAGATTATCACGTCCATGGTATTCCACCTGCCCTTCCGCGCCTCCAACCAGCTCCGTCACTACTTTTGTGACATCGCCCCTGTCCTCGCGGTGGCATCGCACCACTCACGCCTCAGCCAGTTGGTCATATTCATGATTGGTGTGTTTGTCTTGGTCATTCCCCTGCTACTTATCCTGATCTCCTACATTCGTATCATTTCCGCCATTCTGAAGATCCCATCCTCCACCGGCAGGTACAAGGCTTTCTCCACCTGTGCCTCTCATCTCATCGTGGTAACTGTTCATTATGGTTGTGCCTCTTTCATCTACTTAAGGCCCAAGTCCAGCTACTCCTCAAGTCAAGACACCCTCATATCTGTGTCCTACACCATCCTGACTCCGCTGTTCAATCCAATGATTTACAGTCTGAGAAATCAGGAGTTCAAGTCAGCCCTTCGAAGGGTAATGGGCCATACTTCATATCCTATTAACTAA